The nucleotide window GCTGTGGTCTAAAGGAAGGAGCattgaaaccaaaaaaataaacatctcaACATGACAGATGAGCATTAAATACCAGATGCTGTGCTATCACCTTGATGAAATCTGCATGCCACGTTATTGCCACAAACATTCAATATTTTAATCACCAGATCCTTAatttgacacaaacagaacTTTCCGACTGACAAGACAGATTGCAGGATGAGTTTGTTACTTCTCCACAGTATGTTCATGCTCAGAGCTTCGTTATATCTGATGTCTCACTGTTCTTCAGAGCAGGTGTGAAGTGTCCTTGACACATGTTTAATAAGAGACAGACCAGTGACATGATTGAGCAcgtgtgttttacagtgtggaCGTGTGATGTGAGAAAATGTGAGTTGAGAAAGTGGTGGCAGTTATTTTAAACAGCAGGTGACAAACTTTAAATTATAAATCTAAGTAAAGACATTAAAGATACTTTTTCAAATTTTTCTAGTGGtggaaaataacaaagacatACATATACTCAAGAGGTATTTGTATTCACTAGATTTCACTACATTtggaaaatattgtactttatttattctgcgacatttatttgacagctatagTAAATTTTTAGATTATGCTTGTCCCTAATTAAAACAGTGATTCCCAAGCTTTATTTGCTTGGAAACCtctcaaaataataaaacaaaaaacaaaaaacaaataaaatcagtgtgtgAGGCCTCTCATCATGTCTTTGGATGTCTATCAGTTGTTAGTCAGAtggtttaatttaattaaatgctCTGGGTAAAATGATCCaatatttcagaaaaacatgtcagagaAGAGTCCAAACATTTGATACAAATTAAACTACCTAAATTAAACTAGTGCGACTTCATCCAGTTAtaacagtaaacagctgcttacaaataaatgacaatataaCATTTTCATATGTTACATATTATCAGTCACAATGGCCACTTTTCTGCAGAacaaatacttttactttttatatttgtatataagTGTGTTTTGCtgaattttgaatgcaggactaACTTGTGAttttacattgctgtatttACTGACTGTCGGTAAAGTTCTTGAATTCTGCACATCACTGTTCATGGAAACTGTGGTGGAAACAGACAGTGTAAGCGAACGTCTCTtaataagaaaacaaagcaagGCCTCTAGATAATTGAGCTGGAAACAGTATAAGTCACTGCATACGCACAATACACATTTTCCTGTGTGAAAAGGTTGGTATTGCCtttttttcatccctctcttgTGCTTTCTATTGTTGTGGAAATATTCAGTTAGAATCTTTGAAGTTATTTCCTGTTGAAAAATACAATCATTTCCTGAGAGATACACAAACCCACATTTTAagcgtgtgtgcgcgcgcacataTATGTCTGTCTtatagagaaagaggaagactgCCAGCACCAAGCCAGAAAGGTTAGAGGTTAGGCAGAGCTGCTATCAGTCTCTGTGAAAAAAGGTGGAAAATTGAGAGCTTGCTCGCCAAAGCTCAGGCTCCCAAACAGACATTTGAAACAGCAAGAAGCGAAAATCAAATGAGAGGCTGGACAGCTGCCTTACCTGTGTTCCCAGGCCACAGCACACAGTGAAAAgttgaagaagaagagagagagagagagcgagagagagagagagagagaaaagagagttGACACTTGGGAGCACAGAAGAAAGCAGATCTGGAGAGGAGCTGTGATGGAAAACCTGGCTGTCTACCATGGACCCATTGGCAAGGAAGAAGGGGAAAGGCGACTGGCCCAGGACGGCCGGGATGGGTGCTACTTAGTGCGCAACAGTGACTCGGTGCCGGGTGTCTACtgcttgtgtgtgctgtgaGTATAAACATGGATTGTTCTCCTTTTAGGCCGTTACCAAAAACCTCAACAATCACATCAGCACATAACCTTATTTTCAACAGTTGAAGAGATTACTGATcttctcacatttaagaaaacaaaagcacaaaggGATAAACTAACCAACAGAGTATTAGGCGAAACCAAAAATATTTGGTGGCCTATTTTTAAGTGAGTGAATAGGAGTTCCACAGGAGAACTAACGGTGACAGTAGGAGGCAAACACTTATTTCATTAAACTGAAAGATGAACTCTAGGTCAAaggtgactctgtgtgtgtttctacatgtgtgtgtgcaggtgcagTGGATACGTCTACACATACAGACTGCACAGGGACGACGCAGGCTCATGGGCTGCAGAAGTGAGACATTTCATGTTATTTCTTGCTTTTATTCTTGCtttatttattctgtcttttttccccattttcttTCTCCGCACCCTGAAACCTTAACAGAACAAGCAGAACAGCTGCACATCTGCCTCACTTTGGTTGGTGTTTATTACTTCTAGAGGTTGTTTTGGTGCCAGCTTAATTCAGCAAGCTGTGAATTTGAGGCGAACAGTGACAGTGCTGAGAAAAGGctgcatttcctttttttttcccctttagcAGTAACACCCTTTGAGACAGTCTCTGTTCTTCCCCAACCCCAACTCAAATTTAAGACACCACAGCATCAGCATATACTCCAGAGATGGGAAACGTTGAATTGCATTTGACAGCATTTCTGATGGGATATGTAATTGAGCACTGAGGTTTGGCAAACACCCAGAGATGTGAATGTATAGAGACATCTGAAGGCTATGTCACTCTCAGACAACTAAGCTACATGCTGTTGTAACTACATTTTACCCTCGCTCATTTTTACTGACAGCGTCAGGCGAGCAGATAGAGGAAGAGGACCTGAATTACATGAATTTCACCACAAGCTCAATAACAGTTTACATTATTCATGTGCAATATCAGTCACTTTAATGAAATATTCTTGGGAACAGAGGTAACACTTGTGGCCGGAGACAGAAACATCCAAAGTGCTTTACTGTGGGAAGTGCTCTCTGCGTttgattaaatgattttaaaatgcattcaaGAGAACAAGATTCTCACAATTTCCCACTGCATGATTGATGgaactgaatgaaaacacataatGCATTTCTAAAAGTCCTTACTTGACAAAATTATAATAGTTTTATAGGTTTAAAACTTTATAGTTTAgagatattaaatattaaactgaCAGCTTTGGGCATAGAGGAAAATTGATGCGTTATCAATTAGAAATAATCCAGAACTCCCTGAAAGATTCTCGATAAAGTTAAACTTTGCTAAAGCCAAAAGGAAAACTGTCAGATAAGACACATAAAATCTTTGTTGCAAAAAAAGATAAATTCTAAACAgtatatttgatttttgtttagGCCACAGATCATTTCTAAAAACGATCTTTGTGCTATTTCCATTTGGTTCAGTCACAAGTAAAGCTGTGGAGATAATGGGATACTTTAAGCATCTTAGATGTCACACATAAATCCTAAAATAAATGCTTTTTGTTGactaacaaaatgtaaaagaagcCCAGGGGAGTGAATGCTTTCAGAGGCAACTGCAACTGAATTTTCCCAATTTAGCTTTTAAACCCCCTGAGTATATTTTCCATCTGGGTCAACAGTAGTGTTTACAGCTATTACAGATTGACTGTCTTTTGCATCATCTTATTTACTGATATGTGTCCTGTTATTGTCTTGAATACAAGCTCAGTGTGGATCAGCTGATcagatatataaaaaaataattggcTGGTCCCTTTGCGCAGTCTCTACTTTTAGAGCATCTGATGTCTCCTATAAAGGTGAATCTGTGAGAGCTCATTTCAAGCAGGTCCTGTCCCGTCCTCTTCATTTTCCCCCCGTGGGGTTTGATGCTGAGATGGAGATGCTGAATTCTCCtccgcctttttttttttccttcttgtgtTTCAGACCACTCCTGGTGTGCAGAAACGATATTTCCGGCGAATCAAGAACTTGATAGCAGCTTTCCAGAAGCCCTGGACAAGGAATTGCCATGCCTCTGCTCTACCCTGTCACCGCTCAGAGtcgagcacaaacacacacagaggcgcAGACGCCCAGTAATAGCCTGTCGCAGACACACAGCAGTCCAAACCCTtgcttccagcagcagcagcagccggtGCCACCACATGCTACTCAGggacaaaaaaacaggaacaagaAGGAGGTGCGACAAGCTTTTGGTTAGGGGCAAACCCTTAGCTCACCATTGACCTAATTATAAACAAAAATAGTGTCTTTGCGTGATGCTACTGTTGCATTTTGCCTGTTGCGTCTGAAgtacatgtcattttttttccaattaagCAGCTCCTGTTTGTTAACATTCAAGTCATTAAGACTGTTGCAGTGACTCAGATCTCAGTATCCTTCcactcttctttttcctctctgcataTGCGGCACAGAAAGCACCTCATAACTTTCAGGGATGTGATGTAAAATATTCAGCTGCTCACACATTAATATCCATTACTGCATACGCAAGTTGACAACAAATATTGTGCTCTGTTTTCTTAATTCAATTCAGTTGTGTGAAtggcaaagaaaataaatgatattGGTTGAAATCAACTCTTTTAAATGAGGTCATGCATACACAGCCATACACACCCGAGCCTCCGTCTTGACATATAATGTGGAGTGAAAATTCAATTTGACATATTGAAGTACTGATTTCCATGGAGAGAGTGCTGACTGCTggagtgggtgggggtgggggtggggtgggggtccGTCATTCATCTGATTGACATTACCGGCTtctcatgaaaaaaatgagggggagagatagagaaacagagggagaaaaagagagagcatcCATTCAGCGCACACAATTCTTCAGTGCAGTGGTCTCCTAGCAACCGGACCCTCCATCTTTTCAGCGCCGAGATGAGGTTGGACAGTATCTAGCGGAGCATATGGTTTAGAAGGGAAGGTGCATCGCAGCTGATCAGCAAAGTGCTAGTCAGGAACGTATATCACCTGCTCGCAGTCAGAACATATGCATTGTGCGTCTCTGTCATCCGCAGCccaggagagaaacacaaacaattaatGGTGGGCAGATGGTGGAGTGACGGTGGGAGGGAGGCGTGCGGGGGATAGGCAGACGGATGGGGAGGTGGATTAGTGGTAgctagattaaaaaaaaaaaaaaaaaaaaacttctttactttcttttttaactttttttggtAGGGAGAGGCTTGGAAGTGGTTCATATGTAGTCTGATTGGCATTTCCTAATGAGAGGAGACAAGCTGTAGAGAACAGCACAGCCAACTCCAGGTCCTGCCCCTTCTGCACTCACCACCCACTCGCTGAGCCTCAGctgtcacatttctttttcccttcctctgtgcatttttttctctctctctctttctccttcttcttctcttctgaCAGACGCAGGTTCCTCATGCATATCTCAGTTTGAGCCATAATGATGGGTGATAATGACAGCACAGATTTGAAAGTTACAAACTCCCAGAAACAAGAACAAAGAGTGCACAACAAATGTGTGGAGGGAAGGCGCTGAGACAGAAAAgacgtgagagagagagggggagagcagacacagagagaaataataaGCAACAATGCCTATGAAATCCCAGGGAGCAATCTGGTAATTCACACATAATAACTTTAATCAGCATTGTAACCCAATAAAGTCAGATTTTTCAGCGAGAATATTTACTATAGCCATGTATAATTCTTTGCAAAAATGTAACTGTTTTTCTATTGATTAACAATACTGACACTTACTTATGAACAACAGAATTTCCAGTTGAGCacttttttcagtgtgaaaGCACTGGCTATGTACATTCTTGATTTTAgtatacacactcatacaaactACTGTTGGAGCACACCAGAGGTGGAAAACCCCCATGAGGTTTCCTTCTCTAAAGGGGAGTGTCAGAGTCGACAAGGCCTCTCTTACACAATATGTAAACGATAGTATTTCCGAGGTAAACCATGTAGGAACTCAAATGGCAACCGGAGAGCTCTTGATTTGAGTTGTGAAGAGGATTATTCACTGGCAATCCTAAAGTCTTCATCTCTACAGTTCAGTGAGTTTCAAAATGATGAACAGTGTTGAAACAGCAAatgacagacagtcagtccatcagtcagtcagtcagtcagtgtgtcagtcagtcagtcagtcccaGGCCAGTTGGGATACAAAAAGCAAAGCCACAGCCAAACCACACTGCTTGTGCCACTGTTAGAAATTGGAGAAACTGGACgataataataaaataccaTCATTTTGTCACAATTAAAGGCATTTGGaaatcttttttcccccaatctctcttcttgttcttctttgttGTCGTCGTCTTCTTTTTTTGATACAGTATAGAAACAGTAGAACAAATCAGAGTAGAGTAGAAACAGGCAGTCtttggtggggtggggggctgctCATGTGTCTCTGTTACCTGCCCCCCACCTCGCTTAGTGTCATAAAGTGGATGTTGGAGGGGCAGTCGGACAGCTCCGGCTGCTGCTCTATAGGCAGGGAGTAGTAGCCGTCGTAACCCTGAACGCGTCCTCcggacagcagctgctgcttctccgCCTCGCTCCATGCCCTGCTCCCTGCATCCCCTAAATCCaacctcttcttctccttctcccatGCCCCATCCACCGCTCTCTTCCTCGCCTCCTCCCTCACCCgcgccctctcctcctcctcgttccCGCCATAGCGCACGCACAGGCACAGCGCTCCCTGCTGGAGAGTGATATCGGCGAATCGTCGAGTCCTGCCATTCACCGTAGCGCTCATCTGGGACACACTCACGTTCACACCGCTCTCTAGGACACGGCCCCCAACTCCCAACCCCAGGGCGAGGTCTTCTTCGATTGGCCGGGACTGGAGGAAGTGGTGGGTGTCACAGCCATGCACAGTGAAGCTCAGCCCGCTCAAGTGGACGGCACCATTTAAAATGGCCGCCACACGGCGGCTGTCCTCACTGGCCACACCGATGACTTCAGCGCTGACTCGGCCGTGGGAGACAGCAAATCGGATGCTGGGGCCGAGAAGAGAGGGTCTGGAACCAAAGGGAGGAGGGCGAGTTGGTCTGTGGCAAGTGGAGCCGACAGGCTCTGAGACCAAAGGCAACCTGTCTAGAGAGATGAAACTCCTCAGCTGTCTCCGCAGCTCGCACTGGATCCCCAAAACCACCtgaggaaaatagaaaaatacacaaaagagGAATTAAAAAGGTCTGAATCAACTTAGACAGTTATTATTTTACAGCTTACATTTAGACTTGTCATAACAGAAAAACTACAGGTTttacaaataacattttatgGACAGCTCTGCTCCATTGGAGTGTTGTAGTGACCTAATGTCAGTGAGGCAGCATGCACAATAACAAGGCCCTAAAACCTAATTGAAACAAACTCtcaattcattttattattgacACCTGTGTATTTCCTGCCAAGACTTATCAAAATGACCGCTGTGAAAATTGTTTAATAGGGCTGGGaagtaataaaaacattgtttaatGGTACTCTGGAATTCTATTGTGGTATAAATCTTAGGGCTGCCACAATATTGTATTTTCACAACAGGCTTATTGTAGCCAAAAGAATTCCCATTAACAGTAATATATAAAGATATTGTGATATCTAtagaaaatttgaaaaattcaaAAGTCAGAGAAATTAATCTTTAACTTTTTACATTCTAAGTTCTTTTTTGGCAAATGAAGTACACTCAAaacattaattgattaattgctGATTCATAAATGCAAGCAAACTataattaaaaacttaaaaactaAATTTCATCAGGTTTTTGTGAAAACTTTGTGAGTTTACATAAATTAGCCATATTGTGATATAATAGCTGCaactaaaaaacattttcatcactaATTCATCAGACAGTTATATtcttttaagttttaagtttaaGGTCATTGTTTATTTAAGATTCAATTCAAAATTATATAAAAGggataaaagcagcaaatcctcccATTTAAGAAGGTGGAATCTGCAAATGCTTGAgctacattttttgatgacaatTACTCAATCATCaaaattgttcatttttatcCACTGACTTATTTGTTACCAAACCAATCAGTGTTTATATAGACAATCATTTGCttcaacattaaataaatacacaagtactgaaagaaataattatattaataaaCTGTGCAAAATATATGCCATTTCCACAAACCAATAActaacaataatttaaaaaacatcacattcaaGTCATTGTTATGAAATATTTGCTGCATGTTATATAGCTGTCATCACCGCTCACCATTCAGTCAATCGGCCTCTCTTGAACAAACTCAGCTACTAATACCACATTTAACCATCTTACAAAGTGACtaactattactactactgaCATCAAAAAACACACCTCCTACATCTAGATACTACGTTGCTGGTTACTACGACCCGTAAGCGCAACGGTCAAGTGTGGTACGTGAAGGGCGGGATTAGTTTGTT belongs to Lates calcarifer isolate ASB-BC8 linkage group LG8, TLL_Latcal_v3, whole genome shotgun sequence and includes:
- the LOC108882764 gene encoding LOW QUALITY PROTEIN: SH2 domain-containing protein 1A-like (The sequence of the model RefSeq protein was modified relative to this genomic sequence to represent the inferred CDS: deleted 1 base in 1 codon); translated protein: MENLAVYHGPIGKEEGERRLAQDGRDGCYLVRNSDSVPGVYCLCVLCSGYVYTYRLHRDDAGSWAAETTPGVQKRYFRRIKNLIAAFQKPGQGIAMPLLYPVTAQSRAQTHTEAQTPSNSLSQTHSSPNPCFQQQQQPVPPHATQGQKNRNKKEVRQAFG